From Pseudoalteromonas rubra, one genomic window encodes:
- the pbpC gene encoding penicillin-binding protein 1C — protein sequence MISAKPMRSPGYPGRIILAIGGLGLLLLSWLDWQYPLPQPYPDGPATVVTARDGQQLRAFSDKRGVHRYRISLEQVDPFYVTALLDYEDRWFYYHPGVNPLALCRALWQWLVHGRIISGGSTLTMQVARLLDPHERSVPGKLKQMARAIQLEWHYSKAEILTLYLNLAPFGGNIEGVEAASQRYFNKPARHLSINQSALLVVLPQKPSYNRPDRYPERARAMRNKVLRRLADSQLVNPEQLGLLSREPVSLSSDAQPPLAPLLSRRLKRQYPGQHVIRTTLDHTLQQRLSKLLTHTKHRLTGKSSAAVLIVHNQRAEVLAYQGSVDFRDDSRFAHVDMIRAVRSPGSTLKPFIYGLGLDLGLIHSQSLMSDIPSNFDGYKPQNLTGQFSGAVSASKALQHSLNVPAIQLLHRIGAERFEQQLSNAQIKLHHQHANLAVGLGGTGIELIELARLYRSLASQGKVRDLSLIAHHPRFPRSDYVLLSPGASWITFEMLSQLSAPDRVVPSNRRKIAWKTGTSYGYRDFWAVGVSADYTVAVWVGRPDASPIVGYLGATRAAPLMFDVFDLLPADVQSLALPAQVKPVQICWPGGLAHQNTPNSACQTQLSAYTLNGMTPPTMHSQGHFMTKPGWPDDLASWLERHNAPTQNTGNQRLRIIQPRSGQHYYRQQVSKIELTVSGGGDPQDKAVRWYINHEPHASTTLPLSDYQGNVVITACFAEHCDQQNIVIHP from the coding sequence GTGATATCCGCTAAGCCAATGCGATCTCCTGGCTACCCCGGTCGAATTATTCTGGCGATTGGGGGGCTGGGTCTGCTGTTACTGAGTTGGCTGGACTGGCAATACCCATTGCCCCAGCCCTATCCGGATGGTCCTGCCACTGTGGTTACGGCGCGTGATGGACAACAATTACGCGCTTTTAGCGACAAACGGGGCGTGCATCGCTATCGGATTTCCCTGGAACAGGTTGACCCATTTTATGTGACTGCCCTGCTGGATTATGAAGATCGCTGGTTTTACTATCATCCCGGCGTCAACCCACTGGCACTGTGCAGAGCACTGTGGCAATGGCTGGTCCATGGCCGGATTATTTCTGGCGGTTCAACCCTGACCATGCAGGTAGCCCGGCTACTTGACCCACATGAACGCTCAGTCCCCGGAAAACTAAAGCAAATGGCCAGAGCCATACAACTGGAATGGCACTATAGCAAAGCAGAGATCCTCACTTTATATCTCAATCTGGCACCATTTGGCGGAAATATTGAGGGCGTTGAAGCCGCATCGCAACGTTACTTTAACAAGCCCGCCAGACACTTATCGATTAACCAATCTGCCTTATTAGTCGTATTACCCCAAAAGCCGTCCTACAACCGCCCGGATCGTTACCCCGAACGCGCCAGGGCCATGCGTAACAAAGTACTCCGGCGACTGGCTGACAGCCAACTGGTGAATCCTGAGCAGCTAGGGCTGCTGAGCCGCGAGCCTGTGAGCTTATCCTCCGATGCTCAACCGCCTCTGGCCCCGTTGTTAAGCCGTCGGCTAAAACGCCAATATCCGGGACAGCATGTGATCCGTACTACCCTGGATCATACGCTACAGCAGCGCCTCAGCAAGTTACTGACGCATACAAAACACAGGTTGACCGGCAAAAGTTCAGCGGCTGTTCTGATAGTGCATAATCAGCGTGCTGAAGTATTGGCGTACCAAGGCTCTGTTGATTTTCGCGACGATAGCCGGTTCGCTCATGTCGATATGATCCGCGCTGTACGCTCCCCAGGTTCAACATTAAAACCTTTTATTTATGGGCTGGGACTGGATCTGGGCCTGATCCACAGTCAAAGCCTGATGAGCGATATCCCCAGCAACTTTGACGGATATAAGCCGCAAAATCTGACCGGACAGTTTAGTGGGGCGGTGAGCGCCAGCAAAGCTTTGCAACACTCTCTCAATGTGCCGGCTATTCAGTTACTTCATCGGATCGGTGCTGAGCGTTTTGAACAACAGTTGAGCAATGCCCAGATTAAGCTACATCATCAACATGCAAACCTCGCAGTCGGACTAGGTGGCACCGGGATTGAACTAATCGAACTGGCAAGATTATACAGATCACTGGCCAGTCAGGGCAAAGTCAGAGACTTATCTCTTATTGCACACCACCCGCGCTTTCCGCGCTCAGACTATGTTTTGCTTTCTCCTGGTGCCAGCTGGATCACATTTGAAATGCTTAGCCAATTGTCGGCACCGGATCGAGTCGTCCCCAGCAATCGTCGCAAAATCGCCTGGAAAACCGGCACCAGCTATGGTTACCGGGATTTCTGGGCAGTTGGCGTCAGCGCAGACTACACGGTGGCAGTCTGGGTAGGACGCCCGGATGCCAGCCCAATAGTCGGATACCTCGGAGCAACACGCGCTGCGCCTTTGATGTTTGATGTCTTTGACTTGCTTCCCGCTGATGTACAAAGTCTCGCTTTACCTGCTCAGGTCAAGCCAGTACAGATCTGCTGGCCAGGTGGTCTGGCACACCAAAATACCCCAAACAGTGCTTGCCAGACACAGTTATCAGCCTACACCCTCAATGGCATGACACCGCCCACAATGCACAGCCAGGGGCATTTTATGACTAAACCCGGCTGGCCTGATGACCTTGCCAGCTGGCTTGAACGACACAATGCCCCTACTCAAAACACGGGCAATCAGCGGCTCCGTATCATCCAACCACGCAGTGGTCAGCATTATTATCGCCAGCAAGTGTCAAAAATAGAGTTAACTGTATCGGGGGGAGGTGATCCGCAAGATAAAGCAGTTCGCTGGTATATCAATCATGAACCACATGCCTCAACCACGCTGCCTTTGTCTGATTATCAGGGCAATGTGGTGATCACGGCTTGCTTTGCCGAACACTGTGACCAGCAAAACATCGTCATACATCCCTAA
- a CDS encoding ABC transporter permease: MNDLKPILNTLWRAKSAPLLLILQIAVTFTILVNAVYLIIQKEALLIEPSGLDEDVIFTFQTNVQSSEPEEMIALVKQDLRDIRSLPSVENVTVMNAFPLSDWGSYALTGLGPTDEDMNIYTGYYTGDEHAIDTMGLELIAGEAPTEGEVLDSIDYSANVTQAIVSKGFAERFYPDDWRAILGTTVYLNYEPYIVKGVVKELKSVWPGWYSHANTVLVPLRHISSDYKVLVRTRPGDLEQAKLQVVEQLMKTPGRHLDKVMDYQQMREDKFKSETAAIKTLYWVIVGLVLLTLLGIFGQARFTIVKRRKQIGTRRALGASRGDILRYCMTENAIVTFIGIVFGVICALLANVQLVNHFDMTPVPVIYLIQVAGVILIVGQLAVCQPAWMAARVSPALATRSV, translated from the coding sequence ATGAATGATTTAAAACCGATACTAAACACTCTGTGGCGTGCCAAATCAGCGCCGCTATTATTGATACTGCAAATTGCTGTGACTTTTACGATTTTGGTGAATGCAGTATATCTGATCATCCAAAAAGAGGCACTGCTGATTGAACCCAGTGGACTGGATGAAGATGTGATTTTCACATTTCAGACCAACGTACAAAGTAGTGAACCAGAAGAAATGATCGCGCTGGTTAAACAGGATTTACGGGATATTCGTAGCTTACCCAGTGTTGAAAATGTGACTGTTATGAATGCATTCCCGTTGAGCGACTGGGGAAGTTATGCACTGACTGGGTTGGGCCCAACTGATGAAGACATGAATATCTATACGGGTTACTACACCGGAGATGAGCATGCCATCGACACGATGGGACTGGAGTTAATTGCAGGTGAGGCGCCTACAGAGGGGGAGGTACTAGACTCGATAGATTATAGTGCAAATGTCACACAAGCGATTGTGTCTAAGGGGTTTGCAGAGCGCTTTTACCCGGATGACTGGCGTGCGATATTGGGCACTACTGTCTATTTGAATTATGAGCCTTACATTGTGAAGGGCGTGGTCAAAGAGTTGAAATCCGTCTGGCCAGGCTGGTATTCCCATGCCAATACGGTATTGGTTCCGTTACGACATATCAGCAGTGACTATAAGGTCCTGGTACGCACCCGGCCGGGGGATCTTGAGCAGGCAAAGCTACAAGTCGTAGAGCAGCTTATGAAGACACCGGGTCGCCATTTGGATAAAGTGATGGATTATCAGCAGATGCGTGAAGACAAGTTCAAATCCGAAACTGCGGCTATCAAGACTCTGTACTGGGTCATTGTGGGGCTGGTGCTTCTGACATTACTGGGAATTTTTGGCCAGGCGCGTTTTACCATTGTAAAGCGTCGCAAGCAAATAGGTACGCGCAGGGCACTGGGCGCCAGTCGGGGAGACATTTTACGTTATTGTATGACAGAAAATGCGATTGTGACCTTCATTGGCATTGTGTTTGGTGTGATCTGTGCGCTGCTTGCGAATGTTCAGCTGGTCAATCACTTTGATATGACACCTGTACCCGTTATTTATTTAATTCAGGTCGCAGGGGTTATTCTTATTGTTGGTCAACTGGCTGTGTGTCAGCCTGCGTGGATGGCGGCCAGAGTGTCTCCGGCACTGGCAACACGCAGTGTCTAA
- a CDS encoding ABC transporter permease yields MLIGYYFKLAWLSLKKTPLLSILMIGTIAMGIAATMITSTVSIMMAQDPLPEKSDRVFSVRLSSWSPDKAYQLAKGEEVIPPMLTYMDTMNLLEDSKGLRQSAAVMYKSMVRSESQTDKEAKMLRFNSVNNDFFAMFNVPFLYGAPWSDQADREGAALVVLDRQTNDRLFSGANSVGQHVYIGKHLARIVGVIDSWSPLPQVFHGPHHAHNLPFPLFTPFQFQVNNNLLSKGEMGWQCWAPLGDGTLETFLASECVWIRYWVELEAAMQRGDYMDYINAYVEEQKSGGRFARENLSKIFNITESLIEDRVVEEDDFIAVWLAAAFLVACLLNCMGLMLIKFYGKGAEVGLRRAVGASKQHIAMQFGCETVLIGILGGFLGLALAQLGLRITADIFAHLPAGLMQMSLPLVVMTVVLAVLSSTLFGLWPIYRAAQTQPSAQLKSL; encoded by the coding sequence ATGCTAATTGGCTACTACTTCAAACTGGCCTGGCTCAGTCTCAAAAAAACGCCGTTGTTAAGTATTCTGATGATTGGCACGATCGCGATGGGCATTGCGGCCACCATGATCACCTCGACCGTCAGTATTATGATGGCTCAAGATCCCTTACCCGAAAAAAGTGATCGGGTTTTCTCCGTGCGCCTCAGTAGCTGGAGCCCGGATAAAGCGTATCAGCTGGCTAAAGGGGAGGAAGTTATCCCACCTATGCTGACCTATATGGATACCATGAATTTGCTAGAGGACAGCAAGGGCCTGCGGCAAAGTGCGGCGGTGATGTACAAAAGTATGGTGCGCAGTGAAAGTCAGACCGACAAAGAAGCCAAAATGTTGCGCTTCAATTCCGTCAACAATGATTTTTTCGCCATGTTTAATGTGCCATTTTTGTATGGTGCTCCCTGGTCAGATCAAGCGGACCGGGAAGGGGCTGCATTGGTGGTCCTGGACAGGCAAACAAACGACCGGCTATTCTCGGGTGCTAACTCAGTCGGACAGCATGTGTATATCGGAAAACACCTGGCAAGAATAGTCGGTGTGATTGACAGCTGGTCACCCCTTCCTCAGGTATTTCACGGACCACATCATGCGCATAATTTGCCTTTCCCTTTGTTCACCCCCTTTCAATTCCAGGTCAACAACAATCTTTTGTCGAAAGGCGAAATGGGCTGGCAATGCTGGGCGCCATTGGGTGATGGCACACTGGAAACCTTTCTGGCATCTGAGTGCGTATGGATCCGCTATTGGGTTGAACTGGAAGCAGCTATGCAACGCGGCGATTACATGGATTATATTAATGCCTACGTGGAAGAGCAAAAAAGTGGTGGGCGATTTGCGCGGGAGAACTTGAGTAAGATTTTCAATATTACTGAGTCGCTCATTGAAGACCGTGTGGTGGAAGAGGACGACTTTATTGCTGTCTGGCTGGCCGCTGCATTTCTTGTGGCTTGTCTGCTCAATTGCATGGGCCTGATGCTGATAAAATTTTACGGCAAAGGCGCTGAGGTGGGGTTACGCAGAGCTGTGGGTGCCAGTAAGCAACACATTGCAATGCAGTTCGGTTGTGAAACGGTATTGATTGGCATCTTAGGGGGATTCCTGGGGCTGGCCCTGGCACAACTGGGGCTGCGCATAACTGCTGATATATTTGCACACTTACCCGCGGGTCTAATGCAAATGAGTTTACCTCTGGTGGTGATGACCGTCGTTCTGGCGGTGCTCAGTAGCACTTTGTTTGGCTTGTGGCCAATCTATCGGGCGGCGCAAACGCAGCCTTCAGCTCAGCTGAAGAGCTTATAG
- a CDS encoding ABC transporter permease, producing MKDFTVILKSLWHSKTSPLLLVLQIAVTFTIFVNAVYMVMQKHEKVTAPSGVNEKQVFSLFINLQETGEARVAEFEQAIRDIKGLDSVDNAIPVTSVPLSGYGRSVDIGYGPADEDKLTSSGYYGSNYDSLDTLDLQLVAGQWFERSDVSHSFFGARSGGKVVISRALAQTLHPDNWRDVLGKTLYVHNEPQQVIGVVDDLKAVWSFWRLFEHAVVSPTFEVRDKVGIMVKAKPAALDQAMLDVKGLLLMTPGRQIDKLKPFSQIREESYRTDVAELQTLQLVLVGLLILTMLAIFGQARFAILKRRKQIGTRRALGANQFQVLRYYMLENFIVTLVGVVIGILCAVLVNTQLVSYFGLAPVPANYLTAGAVIILFAGQCAVFQPAWQAARVSPALATRSV from the coding sequence ATGAAGGATTTTACCGTCATTCTTAAATCTCTTTGGCACAGTAAAACGTCTCCTTTGCTGTTGGTGTTACAGATAGCCGTGACATTTACCATTTTTGTCAATGCCGTTTATATGGTGATGCAAAAGCACGAAAAAGTGACAGCGCCCAGTGGTGTCAACGAAAAGCAGGTGTTTTCCCTGTTTATCAACTTACAGGAAACCGGGGAAGCCCGAGTTGCTGAGTTTGAGCAAGCAATACGCGATATTAAAGGCCTGGACAGTGTCGATAATGCCATCCCTGTGACCTCTGTGCCCCTGAGTGGGTATGGTCGCTCTGTTGATATTGGTTATGGCCCGGCTGATGAAGACAAGCTCACCTCGAGCGGTTATTACGGCAGTAATTATGACAGCCTCGATACTCTGGATTTGCAACTAGTCGCAGGACAATGGTTTGAAAGGAGTGATGTCTCGCACTCTTTTTTTGGGGCACGGTCTGGCGGGAAAGTGGTGATTTCCAGAGCGCTCGCGCAAACATTGCATCCTGATAACTGGCGTGATGTGCTCGGCAAGACTCTGTATGTGCACAATGAACCACAGCAGGTGATTGGTGTTGTGGACGATCTCAAGGCGGTCTGGAGCTTTTGGCGGCTCTTTGAGCATGCTGTAGTGTCCCCCACATTTGAAGTTCGGGACAAAGTGGGCATTATGGTAAAAGCAAAGCCGGCTGCGCTGGATCAGGCCATGCTGGATGTCAAAGGTCTGCTGCTGATGACGCCTGGCAGGCAAATCGATAAGCTCAAACCGTTTAGTCAGATCCGAGAGGAAAGCTACCGAACAGACGTTGCTGAGTTGCAAACGTTGCAACTGGTCCTGGTGGGGTTATTGATCCTGACTATGCTGGCCATTTTTGGGCAGGCTAGGTTTGCCATTCTGAAGCGCCGTAAGCAAATTGGCACCCGTCGTGCGCTGGGGGCTAATCAGTTTCAGGTGTTGCGTTATTATATGTTAGAGAATTTCATTGTGACGCTGGTTGGTGTGGTCATTGGCATACTCTGTGCTGTTTTGGTCAATACGCAGCTAGTGAGCTATTTTGGTCTCGCGCCGGTACCGGCCAACTATTTGACGGCAGGTGCAGTGATCATTCTGTTTGCTGGTCAATGTGCTGTGTTTCAGCCTGCATGGCAAGCTGCGCGTGTTTCGCCAGCGTTGGCGACACGCAGTGTTTAA
- a CDS encoding ABC transporter permease, producing MLSYYFKLAWLSLRKTPLLSVLMVSTIALGIAAAMVTYTVSYMMTKDPLPAKSDRLFTVQLSSWGPDQPYLMVDGQEEIPAMVSYRDVRGLKAAAKAKQETAIGLFKIMSRAEEQNRRDAQMRMIRTTHNDFFSMFQVPFLYGNAWSEQDDSSGNPVVVITKALNDELFGGANSVGRHIVLGESLMQIVGVMDDWFPIPRFYYLSSQAYQDPEALFVPLEYQINQQIFSHNDVTWSCWQDVEDVDFSVFIASDCIWLFYWAELESAEDRADYMDFINAYVDEQKSAGRFARENLSRLFTIDEYLRWAEVLSNENDMAVWLAFAFLLACLLNCMSLMMNKFYGKGSEIGLRRAVGASRNDICWQFLCEAFLIGILGGVLGLIFAQLGLQLIQQIFTYLNVTIMQMDLKIMLMTLILSVVTSVLFGLWPIYRAAQIQPSSQLKSL from the coding sequence ATGTTGAGTTATTATTTTAAGCTGGCGTGGCTCAGCTTACGCAAAACACCATTGCTGAGTGTGCTTATGGTGAGCACTATCGCTTTGGGGATTGCTGCGGCGATGGTGACATATACCGTGAGTTATATGATGACCAAAGATCCCCTGCCAGCAAAAAGTGACAGATTGTTTACTGTGCAACTAAGCTCCTGGGGGCCTGATCAGCCATATCTGATGGTCGATGGCCAGGAAGAGATACCCGCAATGGTCTCTTACCGGGATGTCCGAGGCCTCAAAGCGGCCGCGAAGGCGAAACAGGAAACGGCCATCGGGCTGTTTAAAATAATGAGCCGGGCTGAGGAGCAAAATCGCCGAGATGCACAAATGCGTATGATACGCACCACCCACAACGATTTCTTTTCTATGTTCCAGGTGCCATTTTTATATGGTAATGCCTGGTCTGAACAGGATGACAGTTCAGGTAATCCGGTGGTTGTGATCACCAAAGCCCTGAACGATGAGTTGTTTGGAGGCGCCAACTCGGTGGGCCGCCATATTGTTTTGGGTGAGTCGTTGATGCAAATTGTTGGTGTGATGGACGACTGGTTTCCGATCCCGAGATTCTATTATTTATCTTCACAGGCATATCAGGACCCTGAGGCGCTGTTTGTACCGCTGGAATATCAGATTAATCAACAAATTTTTTCTCATAACGACGTAACCTGGTCCTGTTGGCAAGACGTTGAAGATGTCGATTTTAGCGTTTTCATTGCGTCTGATTGTATTTGGCTGTTTTATTGGGCTGAACTGGAGTCAGCCGAAGACAGAGCTGATTATATGGATTTTATCAATGCCTATGTTGATGAGCAAAAATCGGCAGGTCGGTTTGCCAGAGAGAATCTCAGTCGCTTATTCACCATTGATGAATACCTGCGCTGGGCTGAGGTGCTGAGTAACGAAAATGACATGGCAGTGTGGCTGGCGTTTGCCTTTTTACTGGCCTGTTTGCTCAATTGTATGAGCCTGATGATGAACAAGTTTTATGGTAAAGGCAGTGAAATAGGGCTACGACGAGCCGTGGGAGCCAGTCGTAACGACATCTGCTGGCAGTTCCTGTGTGAGGCATTTCTGATTGGTATTTTAGGGGGCGTATTGGGCCTGATATTTGCGCAGCTGGGTTTGCAGCTAATCCAGCAAATATTCACCTATCTCAATGTCACCATTATGCAAATGGATCTGAAGATCATGCTGATGACTTTGATTCTGTCTGTGGTGACCAGTGTGTTATTTGGTTTGTGGCCAATTTATCGTGCAGCGCAGATCCAGCCATCCAGTCAGCTTAAGAGTTTGTAG